Proteins found in one Clostridium kluyveri DSM 555 genomic segment:
- a CDS encoding NAD(P)-dependent malic enzyme has translation MSDLRERALKFHSENQGKIALKCKVPVKNKEDLTLAYTPGVAEPCLEIKKDESKIYEYTSKGNWVAVVTNGTAVLGLGDIGAGAGMPVMEGKCVLFKAFAGVDAFPICLDTKNVHKIVEAVKLMEPTFGGINLEDIKAPECFEIEDKLKKISNIPIFHDDQHGTAVVSSACIINALKIVNKEFSDIKVVINGAGAAGTAITKLLLKMGVNDVVICDSKGTIYKGRTSGMNEYKEELADITNKSIVKGDLKEALKGADVFLGVSKANCVTEEMVKSMNVDPIVMAMANPNPEILPEAALRAGAKIVCTGRSDFPNQVNNVLAFPGIFRGALDVYASQINDEMKIAAAYAIAGLVDKDKLSPEYVIPEAFDLRIAPKVAAAVAKAAIDTKVARNTDVTPEQVEQHTRNILGI, from the coding sequence ATGAGTGATTTAAGGGAAAGAGCCTTAAAATTTCATAGTGAAAATCAAGGCAAAATTGCATTAAAATGTAAAGTACCTGTAAAAAATAAAGAGGATTTGACTCTTGCATATACTCCAGGAGTAGCAGAGCCTTGTCTGGAAATTAAAAAAGATGAAAGTAAAATATATGAATATACTTCCAAAGGGAACTGGGTAGCTGTAGTTACAAATGGAACAGCGGTACTTGGCCTTGGAGATATAGGAGCCGGGGCGGGAATGCCTGTTATGGAAGGAAAATGTGTATTATTTAAGGCCTTTGCCGGAGTTGATGCTTTTCCCATATGTTTGGATACAAAAAATGTACATAAAATTGTAGAGGCTGTAAAGTTGATGGAGCCAACCTTTGGGGGAATAAACTTAGAAGACATAAAAGCACCAGAGTGTTTTGAGATAGAAGATAAATTGAAGAAAATAAGTAACATTCCCATATTCCATGATGACCAGCATGGCACTGCAGTAGTTTCTTCTGCCTGTATTATAAATGCACTAAAAATTGTGAATAAGGAATTTTCCGATATAAAAGTGGTGATAAATGGAGCAGGTGCAGCAGGCACTGCTATTACAAAGCTTCTTTTGAAAATGGGAGTAAATGATGTAGTAATTTGTGACAGCAAAGGCACAATATACAAAGGAAGAACTTCAGGAATGAATGAGTATAAAGAAGAACTGGCAGATATAACCAACAAATCCATTGTAAAGGGAGATTTAAAAGAGGCATTAAAAGGGGCAGATGTATTTTTAGGAGTATCTAAAGCCAATTGTGTTACTGAGGAAATGGTGAAGTCCATGAATGTAGATCCAATAGTAATGGCAATGGCAAATCCCAATCCTGAAATATTGCCAGAGGCTGCTTTAAGAGCAGGAGCTAAAATTGTGTGTACTGGAAGATCAGATTTCCCAAATCAGGTTAATAATGTACTGGCTTTTCCAGGCATATTCAGAGGAGCACTGGATGTTTATGCTTCACAGATAAATGATGAAATGAAAATAGCTGCAGCTTATGCCATAGCAGGTTTGGTGGATAAAGATAAACTTTCACCAGAATATGTCATACCAGAGGCTTTTGATCTTAGAATAGCGCCTAAAGTAGCTGCTGCGGTAGCTAAAGCTGCTATTGATACGAAAGTTGCAAGAAATACAGATGTTACTCCAGAGCAAGTTGAACAACATACTAGAAATATTTTAGGTATATAA
- a CDS encoding MFS transporter has product MNLEKEKRNIIIASMVAMFLAAVEGTVVITAVPTIVKNLNGFHLISWVFSTYLLTSTITTPIYGKLADLYGRKNILTFGIIIFLIGSFLCGLSQNMYFLIASRAVQGIGAGSIFTLTYTIIGDLFSVTGRAKVQGWLSTVWGVASLVGPFLGGFLIDTLSWHWIFFINIPFGIISVVLIQRNLRENFQKRDVHIDYFGTLILTISIILFLYGFLAGEKKESGNILFVLVYVLLAGVLLVIFYFIEKKAKEPVMPFEIFTKSSTIVNILGFLQSAVLIAMDVYVVLYIQNVLSFSATISGLCMAPMSLTWLMSSMFLAKYITKYSKKNIVLLSSIILLIGSMVLPLFNINSPLILVILAVSILGFGFGGNLNTQTIVIQDSVEYSTRGAAVAVNTLLRNLGQTIGISVFGSIFNFSIIKYFENLHIQGIEPSNLYNTPALNNNLSAELVKGSLNSGLHVLFICFIILNVISLILCLFLPKRLEGEQLDI; this is encoded by the coding sequence ATGAATTTAGAGAAAGAGAAGAGAAATATAATTATTGCCAGCATGGTGGCTATGTTTCTTGCGGCTGTGGAGGGAACTGTTGTAATTACAGCTGTGCCAACTATAGTAAAGAATTTAAATGGATTTCACCTTATAAGCTGGGTATTTTCTACATATTTGCTTACATCAACCATTACCACTCCTATATATGGCAAATTAGCAGATTTATATGGCAGAAAAAATATTTTAACTTTTGGTATAATAATATTTCTAATAGGCAGCTTTTTATGTGGGCTTTCTCAAAATATGTATTTTCTTATAGCATCCCGTGCTGTCCAGGGGATCGGAGCAGGTTCTATATTTACATTAACTTACACCATAATAGGAGACTTATTTTCTGTTACTGGAAGGGCTAAAGTTCAAGGATGGCTAAGTACGGTGTGGGGAGTTGCAAGTCTGGTAGGACCTTTTTTGGGAGGATTTTTAATAGATACTTTGTCCTGGCACTGGATTTTTTTTATAAACATACCCTTTGGAATAATATCTGTGGTGCTTATTCAAAGAAATCTTAGAGAAAATTTTCAAAAAAGAGATGTACATATAGATTATTTTGGAACACTTATTTTAACTATTTCTATTATACTTTTTTTATATGGATTTTTAGCTGGAGAAAAGAAAGAAAGTGGAAATATACTCTTTGTGCTTGTATATGTTTTATTGGCAGGTGTGCTTCTTGTTATATTCTATTTTATAGAAAAAAAAGCAAAAGAACCTGTTATGCCCTTTGAGATATTTACTAAATCAAGTACCATAGTGAATATATTAGGTTTTCTGCAATCCGCTGTATTGATTGCAATGGATGTGTATGTAGTCTTATACATTCAAAATGTGCTCAGCTTTAGTGCCACTATTTCAGGTCTTTGTATGGCACCTATGTCCCTTACCTGGCTTATGTCTTCAATGTTTTTGGCAAAATATATAACTAAATATAGTAAAAAAAATATAGTTTTATTAAGTTCTATTATATTATTGATTGGAAGTATGGTATTACCTCTATTTAACATAAATTCTCCATTAATTCTAGTAATACTTGCGGTATCAATACTGGGTTTTGGATTTGGAGGTAATTTAAATACCCAGACTATAGTTATACAGGATTCAGTGGAGTATTCTACGAGAGGGGCAGCAGTGGCAGTTAACACCCTCTTAAGGAATTTGGGTCAAACCATAGGAATAAGTGTATTTGGAAGCATATTTAATTTTAGTATAATAAAATATTTTGAAAACCTACACATACAAGGTATAGAACCTAGTAATTTATATAATACTCCAGCATTAAACAATAATCTTTCGGCTGAACTTGTAAAAGGGTCTTTGAATTCAGGATTGCATGTGCTATTTATATGTTTTATTATTTTAAATGTAATTTCACTGATACTTTGTTTGTTTTTACCTAAGAGACTTGAAGGGGAACAGCTGGATATATAG